A region of Jannaschia sp. W003 DNA encodes the following proteins:
- a CDS encoding DUF2892 domain-containing protein has translation MQINVGPADRVIRAVLGLMLVAAAAYGIEAATLGTVAVLALGGAGLILIVTAITGRCLLYRPFGISTD, from the coding sequence ATGCAGATCAACGTCGGCCCGGCAGACCGGGTGATCCGCGCCGTCCTCGGCCTCATGCTCGTCGCTGCGGCCGCCTACGGCATCGAGGCGGCTACCCTCGGCACCGTCGCCGTCCTCGCGCTCGGGGGCGCGGGTCTCATCCTGATCGTCACGGCGATCACGGGGCGTTGCCTGCTCTACCGCCCGTTCGGAATCAGCACCGACTGA
- the ccoS gene encoding cbb3-type cytochrome oxidase assembly protein CcoS, with the protein MNVLVVLIPVSLLLGLGSLAAFLWSLRAEQYDDLEGDAAQGLLEDAAPFDADQGAEGAPMAPGEGAEHRATPPRRPVPEGDPPCRSTSARQTG; encoded by the coding sequence ATGAACGTCCTCGTGGTCCTGATCCCGGTCTCGCTGCTGCTCGGCCTCGGCAGCCTCGCGGCCTTCCTGTGGAGCCTGCGCGCCGAGCAGTACGACGACCTCGAGGGCGACGCCGCCCAGGGGCTGCTGGAGGACGCCGCGCCGTTTGACGCGGATCAAGGCGCCGAGGGCGCGCCGATGGCACCCGGAGAAGGCGCGGAACACCGCGCGACGCCGCCCCGGCGGCCCGTTCCCGAAGGAGACCCCCCATGCAGATCAACGTCGGCCCGGCAGACCGGGTGA
- a CDS encoding heavy metal translocating P-type ATPase, producing MTALAHPEAGPAAAPPPREIVLALPEIRCAGCIAGVEGALRALPGVEAARVNLGARQVRVTGARIRPGPLVEALGRAGYAAAELDPDALAPRTDAEGRALLTRIGVAAFAMMNVMILSVAVWSGADDAARALFHWISAAIALPALAYAARPFFAAAFRALAAGHLAMDVPIALAIALAAGMSLWETAAGGHDAWFDAALSLTLFLLIGRYLEHRTRARARSAAAALTALEVPRAVRVRDSVEETVPTRALRAGDRIRVRAGGRVPVDGEVAEGAAELDRSLLTGESLPAAARPGTRVAAGEVVVDGTLLLRATAVGEDTGLRRMARAVAVAEGARGAHVALADRAARLYAPLVHGLAFAGFLGWWLATGDVHRAILVAVSTLVITCPCALGLAVPAVSVAATARLFARGLLVKSATALERMAQVDAVVLDKTGTLTTGTADLGHLDPEAASVALALARASDHPVARAIAAALAGTAPAPVDAVRETAGEGVSGTWNGAPVRLGRGAGGTMLELPGRAPVDVTPRETLRPGAEALVREVQAQGMPMILLSGDRPAAVRAVARSLGIEDWSGDVSPEAKLAALRDLAAAGHRALMVGDGLNDAGALAAAHVSIAPAGALDAARAAADVVLLGGDLGAVPHALAVARGARRRMLENFALAALYNAVSVPLALAGIATPLMAAAAMSTSSILVVLNALRGGMAR from the coding sequence GTGACCGCGCTCGCGCATCCCGAAGCGGGCCCCGCCGCCGCCCCACCGCCGCGTGAGATCGTGCTCGCCCTGCCCGAGATCCGCTGCGCCGGCTGCATCGCCGGGGTCGAAGGGGCCTTGCGCGCCCTGCCCGGCGTGGAGGCGGCCCGCGTCAACCTCGGCGCGCGGCAGGTGCGCGTCACCGGCGCCCGCATCCGCCCCGGCCCGCTGGTCGAGGCGCTCGGCCGCGCCGGCTATGCCGCCGCCGAGCTGGACCCGGACGCCCTCGCGCCCCGCACCGACGCCGAGGGCCGCGCGCTGCTCACGCGGATCGGCGTGGCGGCCTTCGCGATGATGAACGTGATGATCCTGTCGGTCGCGGTATGGTCCGGCGCCGACGACGCCGCACGCGCCCTGTTCCACTGGATCAGCGCCGCGATCGCCCTGCCCGCCCTCGCCTACGCCGCGCGCCCCTTTTTCGCCGCCGCCTTCCGCGCCCTCGCCGCCGGGCACCTCGCGATGGACGTGCCGATCGCGCTGGCCATCGCCCTCGCGGCGGGGATGTCGCTGTGGGAGACCGCCGCCGGGGGGCACGACGCCTGGTTCGACGCGGCCCTGTCGCTCACCCTGTTCCTGCTGATCGGCCGCTACCTCGAGCACCGGACGCGCGCCCGCGCCCGCTCCGCCGCGGCGGCGCTGACCGCGCTGGAGGTGCCCCGCGCCGTGCGCGTCCGCGACAGCGTCGAGGAAACCGTGCCCACCCGCGCCTTGCGGGCCGGCGACCGGATCCGCGTCCGCGCCGGGGGCCGCGTGCCCGTTGACGGCGAGGTGGCCGAGGGCGCCGCCGAGCTCGACCGCAGCCTCCTGACCGGCGAGAGCCTGCCCGCCGCCGCCCGCCCCGGCACCCGCGTCGCCGCCGGCGAGGTGGTGGTGGACGGCACCCTGCTCCTGCGCGCCACCGCCGTGGGCGAGGACACCGGCCTGCGCCGCATGGCCCGCGCCGTGGCCGTGGCCGAGGGCGCGCGGGGCGCCCACGTGGCTCTGGCCGACCGGGCGGCGCGTCTCTACGCGCCCCTCGTGCACGGCCTCGCCTTCGCCGGCTTTCTCGGATGGTGGCTCGCCACGGGCGACGTGCACCGGGCGATCCTCGTGGCGGTCTCGACCCTCGTGATCACGTGTCCCTGCGCGCTCGGCCTCGCGGTGCCCGCCGTGTCCGTCGCGGCCACCGCCCGCCTCTTCGCGCGGGGCCTCCTGGTGAAGTCCGCGACCGCGCTGGAGCGCATGGCGCAGGTGGACGCCGTGGTGCTCGACAAGACCGGCACGCTGACCACGGGCACGGCGGACCTCGGGCATCTGGACCCGGAGGCGGCCTCGGTCGCCCTGGCCCTCGCCCGCGCTTCGGACCACCCGGTCGCGCGCGCCATCGCGGCGGCCCTCGCCGGCACCGCCCCCGCCCCCGTGGACGCCGTGCGCGAGACCGCCGGCGAGGGCGTCTCGGGGACGTGGAACGGCGCGCCCGTGCGCCTCGGCCGGGGCGCGGGCGGCACGATGCTGGAGCTGCCCGGCCGCGCCCCCGTCGACGTCACCCCGCGCGAGACCCTGCGCCCCGGCGCCGAGGCGCTGGTGCGGGAGGTGCAGGCGCAGGGCATGCCGATGATCCTGCTGTCGGGCGACCGGCCCGCCGCGGTCCGCGCCGTGGCGCGGTCGCTGGGCATCGAGGACTGGTCGGGGGACGTCTCGCCGGAGGCGAAGCTCGCGGCGCTGCGCGACCTCGCCGCCGCGGGGCACCGCGCGCTGATGGTCGGCGACGGGCTCAACGACGCGGGCGCGCTTGCGGCGGCGCACGTCTCGATCGCCCCCGCGGGCGCCCTCGACGCGGCCCGCGCCGCGGCGGACGTGGTGCTGCTCGGGGGCGACCTCGGCGCCGTGCCCCACGCCCTCGCGGTCGCGCGCGGCGCCCGGCGGCGCATGCTGGAGAACTTCGCCCTCGCCGCCCTCTACAACGCGGTCAGCGTGCCCCTCGCCCTTGCGGGCATCGCCACGCCCCTCATGGCCGCCGCCGCCATGTCCACCTCCTCAATCCTCGTGGTGCTGAACGCCCTGCGCGGGGGAATGGCGCGATGA
- a CDS encoding FixH family protein, translated as MSRPLTGRRVLGLFALGFGAILVANATLAVNAVRSFPGLETRNSYVASQRFERERAAQEALGWTATAALDADGVVLDLRDARGPVGDARIEATLGRATSVADDVAPRFRFDGTLWRAPVVLAPGNWDLRLVAVAPDGTRFRRRLKLGDGR; from the coding sequence ATGTCCCGACCACTGACCGGCCGTAGGGTGCTCGGCCTCTTCGCCCTGGGCTTCGGGGCGATCCTCGTCGCCAACGCGACCCTCGCCGTGAATGCGGTGCGCAGCTTTCCCGGCCTCGAGACCCGCAACAGCTACGTCGCCTCGCAGCGCTTCGAGCGCGAGCGCGCCGCGCAGGAGGCCCTGGGCTGGACCGCCACCGCGGCCCTGGATGCGGACGGGGTGGTGCTGGACCTGCGCGACGCGCGCGGCCCCGTGGGGGACGCGCGGATCGAGGCGACGCTCGGGCGGGCCACCAGCGTGGCCGACGACGTCGCGCCGCGCTTCCGCTTCGACGGCACGCTCTGGCGCGCGCCCGTCGTCCTCGCGCCGGGCAACTGGGACCTGCGCCTCGTGGCGGTCGCCCCGGACGGCACGCGCTTCCGCCGGCGTCTGAAACTGGGGGACGGGCGGTGA
- the ccoG gene encoding cytochrome c oxidase accessory protein CcoG: protein MTDAPLFAPTEPVFPRRVSGRFRRLKWAVMIATLGVYYVTPWLRWDRGPDMPDQAVLVDLAGRRFHFFFVEIWPHEFYVVAGLLVMAGLGLFLFTSALGRVWCGYACPQTVWTDLFLAVERWIEGDRNARVRLWRAPWDARKWRLRLAKWAVWTVIGLLTGGAWVFYFADAPTLLRDLLTGAAHPVAYASVAVLTATTVVLGGFMREQVCIYMCPWPRIQGAMMDERTLTVGYRDWRGEPRGKQRDPVAGDCIDCRACVNVCPMGIDIREGQQLACITCALCIDACDDVMERIGRPRGLVDYLALEDRPPEGAAADWSPRPLREHVLRPRTVIYTALWSLIGVGIVAALALRPEIGLSVAPVRNPVSVTLSDGAIRNAYDIRLRNKHGEARAMRLAVEADAPLALALEGRMGNETVVPADATLHQRAYVTAASGSPAAAAARTALRIRVTDPVSGESAAASTLFHGKEDAHVPTTDRP, encoded by the coding sequence ATGACCGACGCCCCCCTCTTCGCCCCGACCGAGCCGGTGTTCCCGCGCCGGGTCTCGGGGCGGTTCCGCCGGCTGAAGTGGGCGGTGATGATCGCGACCTTGGGCGTCTACTACGTGACGCCCTGGCTGCGCTGGGACCGGGGGCCGGACATGCCCGACCAGGCGGTGCTCGTGGACCTGGCCGGGCGGCGCTTCCATTTCTTCTTCGTCGAGATCTGGCCGCACGAGTTCTACGTCGTGGCGGGCCTCCTGGTCATGGCGGGGCTGGGGCTGTTCCTGTTCACCTCGGCGCTCGGGCGGGTCTGGTGCGGCTACGCCTGTCCGCAGACCGTATGGACCGACCTGTTCCTCGCCGTGGAGCGGTGGATCGAGGGCGACCGCAATGCGCGCGTGCGGCTCTGGCGGGCGCCGTGGGACGCGCGCAAGTGGCGGCTGCGCCTCGCCAAGTGGGCCGTCTGGACGGTGATCGGCCTGCTGACGGGCGGGGCGTGGGTGTTCTACTTCGCGGACGCCCCGACGCTTCTGCGCGACCTCCTGACCGGCGCGGCCCACCCGGTCGCCTACGCCTCGGTCGCGGTGCTGACGGCCACCACCGTGGTGCTCGGCGGCTTCATGCGTGAGCAGGTCTGCATCTACATGTGCCCTTGGCCGCGCATCCAGGGCGCGATGATGGACGAGCGCACGCTGACCGTGGGCTACCGCGACTGGCGGGGCGAGCCGCGCGGCAAGCAGCGCGACCCCGTGGCGGGCGACTGCATCGACTGCCGCGCCTGCGTGAACGTCTGCCCCATGGGCATCGACATCCGCGAGGGCCAGCAGCTCGCCTGCATCACCTGCGCCCTGTGCATCGACGCCTGCGACGACGTGATGGAGCGGATCGGGCGACCCCGCGGCCTCGTCGACTACCTCGCCCTGGAGGACCGCCCGCCCGAGGGCGCCGCTGCGGACTGGTCGCCGCGCCCCCTGCGCGAGCACGTCCTGCGCCCGCGCACGGTGATCTACACCGCGCTGTGGTCGCTGATCGGGGTCGGCATCGTGGCGGCCCTCGCGCTGCGCCCCGAGATCGGCCTTTCGGTGGCCCCGGTCCGCAACCCGGTCTCGGTCACGCTCTCGGACGGGGCGATCCGCAACGCCTACGACATCCGCCTGCGCAACAAGCACGGCGAGGCGCGGGCCATGCGCCTCGCCGTGGAAGCGGACGCGCCCCTCGCGCTCGCGCTGGAGGGGCGCATGGGGAACGAGACGGTGGTGCCCGCCGACGCGACGCTTCACCAGCGCGCCTACGTGACCGCCGCGTCCGGCTCGCCCGCCGCCGCCGCGGCCCGCACCGCGCTGCGCATCCGCGTGACCGACCCGGTCTCGGGCGAGAGCGCGGCCGCATCGACCCTGTTCCACGGAAAGGAGGACGCCCATGTCCCGACCACTGACCGGCCGTAG
- the ccoP gene encoding cytochrome-c oxidase, cbb3-type subunit III, translated as MSERRIDPETGTETTGHRWDGIEELNTPLPRWWLWTFYATILWGVIYTVLYPAWPLVSGATAGVLGWSTRGEVAAEIERVDLSNADMLASLVGTDLAVLPANEPLHRFAVAAGESVFENNCSQCHGRGAAGVAAAGYPNLLDDEWLWGGSLREIADTVRHGIRSEADPEGRWSEMPAFGEMLGDEEIAAVVAQVRHLGGLADADPAGAALFADNCAACHGERGTGDRTIGAPNLADAIWLYGGDPEAVETSVREARFGVMPPWGERLGEAEVRAVAAYVHGLGGGEEDLPD; from the coding sequence ATGAGCGAGCGCCGCATCGACCCCGAGACCGGCACCGAGACCACCGGCCACCGCTGGGACGGCATTGAGGAGCTGAACACCCCCCTGCCCCGCTGGTGGCTCTGGACCTTCTACGCGACGATTCTGTGGGGCGTGATCTACACCGTCCTCTACCCCGCCTGGCCGCTGGTCTCGGGCGCCACCGCCGGGGTGCTGGGCTGGTCCACCCGCGGGGAGGTGGCCGCCGAGATCGAGCGCGTGGACCTCTCGAACGCCGACATGCTCGCCAGCCTCGTGGGCACCGACCTCGCGGTGCTGCCGGCGAACGAGCCGCTCCACCGCTTCGCCGTGGCCGCCGGCGAGTCGGTGTTCGAGAACAACTGCTCGCAGTGCCACGGGCGCGGCGCGGCGGGCGTCGCTGCGGCGGGCTATCCGAACCTCCTCGACGACGAGTGGCTCTGGGGCGGCTCGCTGCGCGAGATCGCCGACACGGTGCGCCACGGCATCCGCTCCGAGGCCGACCCCGAAGGCCGCTGGTCCGAGATGCCCGCCTTCGGCGAGATGCTCGGAGACGAGGAGATCGCCGCCGTGGTGGCCCAAGTCCGGCACCTGGGCGGGCTGGCGGACGCCGACCCTGCCGGCGCCGCCCTCTTCGCCGACAACTGCGCCGCCTGCCACGGCGAGCGCGGCACCGGCGACCGCACGATCGGCGCGCCGAACCTCGCGGACGCGATCTGGCTCTACGGGGGCGACCCGGAGGCGGTAGAGACGTCCGTGCGCGAGGCCCGCTTCGGCGTGATGCCCCCCTGGGGCGAGCGGCTGGGCGAGGCCGAGGTGCGCGCCGTCGCGGCCTACGTGCACGGCTTGGGCGGCGGCGAGGAGGACCTCCCCGACTGA
- a CDS encoding cbb3-type cytochrome c oxidase subunit 3 — protein sequence MDLYSLLREIADSWGLLALFAFFLGAVLWVFRPGARTLHDDAAQVPLRDRTPASKETAP from the coding sequence ATGGACCTCTACTCCCTCCTTCGCGAGATCGCCGACAGCTGGGGCCTGCTCGCCCTCTTCGCGTTCTTCCTCGGCGCCGTGCTCTGGGTCTTCCGCCCCGGCGCGCGCACCCTCCACGACGACGCGGCGCAGGTGCCCCTGCGCGACCGCACCCCCGCCTCGAAGGAGACGGCACCATGA
- the ccoN gene encoding cytochrome-c oxidase, cbb3-type subunit I produces MDYVKLSTLGIVALLAAIAANRALDAAYLLHAVIVMVVAAGLFLLTLRRMEEPSPAARAPEAGYMDGPVRAGVVATAFWGIAGFLVGTFIAFQLAFPQLNFDWAQPYGNFGRLRPLHTSAVIFAFGGNALIATSFYIVQRTCAARLWGGNAAWFVFWGYNLFIVLAATGYLLGATQSKEYAEPEWYVDIWLTVVWLAYLAVFLGTILHRRERHIYVANWFFLAFIVTVAMLHVVNNLSIPVSVFGSKSVQVFAGVQDAMTQWWYGHNAVGFFLTAGFLGMMYYFVPKQANRPIYSYKLSIIHFWALIFLYIWAGPHHLHYTALPDWASTLGMVFSVVLWMPSWGGMINGLMTLEGAWDKIRTDPIIRMMVASLAFYGMSTFEGPMMSIRAVNALSHYTDWTIGHVHSGALGWNGLITFAALYFLTPKLWGRARMHSVPAINLHFWLATVGIVLYAASMWVTGIMEGLMWREVDANGFLVNSFADTVEAKFPMYVVRALGGVLYLSGALVMVWNMWMTIRAPRPVTAAVPAE; encoded by the coding sequence ATGGACTACGTGAAGCTCTCGACGCTGGGGATCGTGGCGCTGCTCGCCGCGATCGCCGCCAACCGCGCGCTCGACGCGGCATACCTGCTCCACGCGGTGATCGTGATGGTCGTCGCGGCGGGGCTGTTCCTGCTCACGCTGCGCCGCATGGAGGAGCCGTCACCCGCCGCCCGCGCGCCCGAGGCGGGCTACATGGACGGCCCCGTCCGCGCCGGCGTCGTCGCCACCGCGTTCTGGGGCATCGCCGGGTTCCTGGTGGGCACCTTCATCGCCTTCCAGCTCGCCTTCCCCCAGCTCAACTTCGACTGGGCGCAGCCCTACGGCAACTTCGGGCGACTGCGGCCCCTGCACACCTCGGCGGTGATCTTCGCCTTCGGGGGCAACGCACTGATCGCCACCTCGTTCTACATCGTGCAGCGCACCTGCGCCGCGCGCCTGTGGGGCGGCAACGCGGCGTGGTTCGTGTTCTGGGGCTACAACCTCTTCATCGTGCTGGCCGCCACCGGCTACCTGCTGGGCGCCACCCAGTCCAAGGAGTACGCCGAGCCCGAGTGGTACGTGGACATCTGGCTCACGGTGGTCTGGCTGGCCTACCTCGCCGTGTTCCTCGGCACGATCCTCCACCGGCGCGAGCGGCACATCTACGTCGCCAACTGGTTCTTCCTCGCCTTCATCGTCACCGTGGCCATGCTCCACGTGGTCAACAACCTCAGCATTCCGGTCTCGGTGTTCGGCTCGAAGTCGGTGCAGGTCTTCGCCGGCGTGCAGGACGCGATGACCCAATGGTGGTACGGGCACAACGCCGTGGGCTTCTTCCTGACGGCCGGCTTCCTGGGCATGATGTACTACTTCGTGCCCAAGCAGGCGAACCGGCCGATCTACAGCTACAAGCTGTCGATCATCCACTTCTGGGCGCTGATCTTCCTCTACATCTGGGCGGGGCCGCACCACCTGCACTACACCGCGCTGCCCGACTGGGCCTCGACGCTGGGCATGGTGTTCTCGGTAGTGCTGTGGATGCCGAGCTGGGGCGGCATGATCAACGGCCTGATGACGCTGGAAGGTGCCTGGGACAAGATCCGCACCGACCCGATCATCCGCATGATGGTGGCCTCGCTGGCCTTCTACGGCATGTCGACCTTCGAGGGGCCGATGATGTCGATCCGCGCGGTGAATGCCCTGTCGCACTACACCGACTGGACCATCGGCCACGTGCATTCCGGCGCGCTGGGGTGGAACGGGCTGATCACCTTCGCCGCGCTCTACTTCCTCACCCCGAAGCTCTGGGGCCGCGCGCGGATGCATTCGGTGCCCGCGATCAACCTCCATTTCTGGCTCGCGACCGTGGGGATCGTCCTCTACGCGGCCTCGATGTGGGTCACCGGGATCATGGAAGGCCTGATGTGGCGCGAGGTCGATGCGAACGGCTTCCTCGTCAACAGCTTCGCCGACACCGTGGAGGCCAAGTTCCCGATGTACGTGGTGCGGGCCCTCGGCGGCGTCCTCTACCTCTCCGGCGCGCTGGTGATGGTGTGGAACATGTGGATGACCATCCGCGCGCCCCGCCCCGTGACCGCCGCCGTTCCCGCGGAGTGA
- the fnrL gene encoding transcriptional regulator FnrL, translating to MSRIDLQVAAQDCLRCPIRHRAVCAACEGVELARLAAMKSYRSWEAGETIVLEGEALPFVASIVSGCATLTRSLEDGRTQMVGLMLPSDFVGRPGRADAPYEVVAATDVTMCLFDRTAFEAMMRDTPRVARRLLEMSLDELDAARDWMVLLGRKTAREKVATLLAIVLRRASTAAHPLRAALPLTREAMASYLGLTIETVSRQITALRRDGVIRLEGAREVLCDDLARLLAEAGDDGGGAFPA from the coding sequence ATGTCGCGCATCGACCTCCAGGTCGCCGCGCAGGACTGCCTGCGCTGCCCGATCCGCCACCGCGCGGTCTGCGCCGCGTGCGAGGGCGTGGAGCTGGCGCGCCTCGCCGCCATGAAGAGCTACCGCAGCTGGGAGGCGGGCGAGACGATCGTGCTGGAGGGCGAGGCGCTGCCCTTCGTGGCCTCGATCGTCTCGGGCTGCGCCACGCTCACCCGCTCGCTCGAGGACGGGCGGACGCAGATGGTCGGCTTGATGCTGCCCTCCGACTTCGTGGGCCGCCCGGGGCGGGCGGATGCGCCCTACGAGGTGGTCGCCGCGACCGACGTCACGATGTGCCTGTTCGACCGCACGGCCTTCGAGGCCATGATGCGCGACACGCCCCGCGTGGCGCGCCGCCTGCTGGAGATGTCGCTCGACGAGCTGGACGCGGCGCGCGACTGGATGGTGCTGCTGGGCCGCAAGACCGCGCGCGAGAAGGTCGCCACCCTGCTCGCCATCGTGCTGCGCCGGGCCTCCACCGCCGCGCACCCCCTGCGCGCCGCGCTGCCGCTCACCCGCGAGGCCATGGCCAGCTACCTCGGCCTGACCATCGAGACCGTGAGCCGCCAGATCACCGCCCTGCGCCGCGACGGGGTGATCCGGCTCGAGGGCGCGCGGGAGGTGCTCTGCGACGACCTCGCGCGCCTGCTCGCGGAGGCGGGCGACGACGGGGGCGGCGCCTTCCCAGCCTGA
- a CDS encoding universal stress protein yields MTVGTILAHLSHKATAARLADAGLALAERLDAHLVAQHTLEGIMVYPGVEAYFSPSMSDAVDAAQTARADAIEAIFRERAGNASARCEWRTVRGAPLAAADRMAVACRNADLVLLALPGSADAPSEHRHVAERVVRGGGRPVLLVPEAGIGGGVGRRVVMAHADAREAARAAFDALPLLAQGAAIHLVHVGGDLDAMRHHSMIEMSAVLARHGHDVVMTQREPHHDTVAEVLVREAREVGADMLVAGAFGHSRAYEFLFGATTSALLRDAPVPLLLSC; encoded by the coding sequence ATGACCGTCGGAACCATCCTCGCCCACCTGTCGCACAAGGCGACCGCCGCGCGCCTCGCCGACGCCGGCCTCGCCCTCGCGGAGCGCCTCGACGCCCATCTCGTCGCCCAGCACACGCTGGAGGGGATCATGGTCTATCCCGGCGTGGAGGCCTACTTCTCGCCGTCCATGAGCGATGCGGTCGACGCCGCGCAGACGGCCCGCGCCGACGCGATCGAGGCGATCTTCCGCGAGCGGGCCGGAAACGCCAGCGCGCGGTGCGAGTGGCGCACCGTGCGCGGCGCGCCCCTTGCCGCCGCGGACCGGATGGCCGTGGCGTGCCGCAACGCCGATCTCGTGCTCCTGGCCCTTCCCGGCAGCGCGGACGCGCCCTCCGAGCACCGGCACGTCGCCGAGCGCGTGGTCCGCGGCGGCGGGCGCCCGGTCCTGCTGGTGCCCGAGGCGGGGATCGGAGGCGGCGTCGGGCGCCGGGTGGTGATGGCCCATGCCGACGCCCGCGAGGCGGCGCGCGCCGCCTTCGACGCGCTGCCCCTCCTGGCGCAGGGCGCGGCGATCCACCTCGTCCACGTGGGCGGGGACCTGGACGCGATGCGCCACCACTCGATGATCGAGATGAGCGCCGTGCTCGCCCGGCACGGCCACGACGTCGTCATGACCCAGCGCGAGCCCCATCACGACACCGTGGCCGAGGTTCTGGTGCGCGAGGCGCGCGAGGTGGGGGCGGACATGCTCGTGGCCGGCGCCTTCGGCCACTCGCGCGCCTACGAATTCCTGTTCGGCGCCACCACCAGCGCGCTCCTGCGCGACGCCCCGGTGCCGCTCCTGCTGTCCTGCTGA
- a CDS encoding HlyD family type I secretion periplasmic adaptor subunit gives MSLAPAPLAPHPAAEWYDEVPRSIRGHAKFGIALMVCAFGGFGVWAFQAPLAAAVISQGSFVATGQNKIVQHLEGGIIREILVAEGDRVRTGTPILRLDETAALANERELFLREVRLEATEARLLAEHDGAATVTMPDRLVIAAATDPEVEAIIASQRLNFREARRALEQDVALIERNIEALQIRAGGYRLQLDSHERQLAILGEEQASQQQLLEKGLVRRTQINVIDRTIAEAEGQIGRLEAEIEEIEMVQSRHRTQIDQARSEHRQVALEELQAIQAELDSVREKSRTARNILRRAVVEAPVDGTIVRLLYNTPGGVIESGKPIAEILPTGAPLIVEAKISRNEIDSVELGQIAAVRLVALNQRTTPILEGHVVYVSADAISEKVEGSTLDIYVARIALDGEELSRVSGFTPTPGMPAEVMIQTAERTFAQYLAKPISDSMWRAFKEE, from the coding sequence ATGAGCCTCGCACCCGCACCCCTCGCCCCGCACCCGGCGGCGGAATGGTACGACGAGGTCCCGCGGTCCATCCGCGGCCACGCGAAGTTCGGGATCGCGCTCATGGTCTGCGCCTTCGGCGGCTTCGGGGTCTGGGCGTTCCAGGCGCCTCTGGCGGCCGCGGTGATCTCGCAGGGCAGCTTCGTCGCCACCGGTCAGAACAAGATCGTGCAGCACCTCGAGGGCGGTATCATCCGCGAGATCCTCGTCGCGGAAGGGGACCGCGTGAGGACGGGCACGCCGATCCTGAGGCTCGACGAGACGGCGGCGCTCGCCAACGAGCGCGAGCTCTTCCTGCGCGAGGTGCGCCTCGAGGCCACCGAGGCCCGCCTCCTCGCGGAGCACGACGGCGCCGCCACGGTTACGATGCCGGACCGCCTCGTGATCGCCGCGGCGACCGACCCGGAGGTCGAGGCGATCATCGCCAGCCAGCGCCTGAACTTCCGCGAGGCCCGGCGCGCGCTCGAGCAGGACGTCGCGCTGATCGAGCGCAACATCGAGGCCCTGCAGATCCGCGCCGGCGGCTACCGCCTGCAGCTCGACTCGCACGAGCGGCAGCTCGCGATCCTCGGCGAGGAGCAGGCATCGCAGCAGCAGCTCCTCGAGAAGGGACTGGTCCGGCGCACGCAGATCAACGTGATCGACCGCACCATCGCCGAGGCCGAGGGCCAGATCGGGCGCCTGGAGGCGGAGATCGAGGAGATCGAGATGGTGCAGAGCCGCCACCGCACCCAGATCGACCAGGCGCGGTCCGAGCACCGGCAGGTGGCGCTGGAGGAGCTCCAGGCGATCCAGGCCGAGCTCGACTCCGTTCGCGAGAAGTCCCGCACGGCCCGGAACATCCTGCGCCGCGCCGTGGTCGAGGCGCCGGTCGACGGCACGATCGTCCGGCTCCTGTACAACACGCCCGGCGGCGTCATCGAGAGCGGCAAGCCGATCGCCGAGATCCTGCCGACCGGCGCGCCGCTCATCGTGGAGGCCAAGATCTCGCGCAACGAGATCGACAGCGTGGAGCTGGGGCAGATCGCGGCGGTCCGGCTCGTGGCGCTCAACCAGCGGACCACGCCGATCCTCGAGGGGCACGTGGTCTACGTGTCGGCCGACGCGATCTCCGAGAAGGTCGAGGGCAGCACCCTCGACATCTACGTCGCCCGGATCGCGTTGGACGGCGAGGAGCTGAGCAGGGTGAGCGGGTTCACCCCCACGCCCGGGATGCCCGCCGAGGTCATGATCCAGACCGCGGAGCGCACCTTCGCGCAGTACCTCGCGAAGCCCATCTCCGACAGCATGTGGCGGGCATTCAAGGAGGAGTGA